Within the Ochrobactrum sp. Marseille-Q0166 genome, the region CTAGGAGACGCGTGCGGTATATAAGTCCATCAAACCGATGACACAACATTAAACACACGCAGTACGTCATTTTTTAATTCATCAAAATTATGTGATTATGGTGAATTTATAAGCAACTGAAATGCAAAACGTAATTTATTCGCTTTTTCTTTTATAAAACGCTTGAAATAAGTAGGTTTACAAAATTTTACGAAACATAATTACAAGGGAAGAACAAGCCTTGTTTCAACTTCTGCCCAATAATGCAGCACAACTATCTGTGCATATTCATTTTCTTCCTACAAAAAGCCTCCCAAACTGAAAGTCGTATCCCTATTTCGCAGAAATTGTGGCATGAAATATATCCATTTCTCCTCAAAATACCTACGGGAGCCCCTAAATGAGTCGCCTCTATCTTCTTCGTCATGCCAAGGCAATCTGGGCCAAGCCTGGCATGAAAGACTTTGACAGGCCTCTTGATGAAGAAGGTTTTGCATCTCTGGATATACTAGCACATGCAATGAAACTGTCAGGCTTGTTGCCCGAGAGGATTGTGCTGTCAGGCTCATGCAGAACACGTGAAACTGCGGCTGGTCTTATCGAACGGCTCGAGGCTCATATTGACATGGTTATCGACGAGACAATCTACAGCGGCGGTGCCGGAGAATACTTGCAGGCTATAAAGAACAACTCCAGCTCCGGGCAATTGATGCTCATTGGACATAATCCTAGCATCGAAGATCTGACGCTCGCGCTTGTCCGTGACGGCGATCCCCAAAGCATATCGCGACTTGAAGCTGGTTTTCCGACTGCTGCACTCGCAACAATCACTTTTGATTACCCCCTATCAGAAATAGCAAGAAAACAGGGTTTTCTTACAAGTTTTCCTTTGCCGCGGTGAGTATGCTTTACCGCCGATTACAGGCACCTTGTTGATACACTGCAAGAATTCCTATCTATGGCTTTGACGGTAAGTAATTTTCACGAGGTAAAAATTGGCAAAACTGACCAGTTTCGGTGATGAGGCAAGGATCGCACTCGACACCCTGACGGATCGGGCAACTGGCCTGATGTCTCCATCATTGAGGCTTGGTGTGACGGGTCTTTCCCGGGCCGGGAAAACAGTTTTCATCACTTCTTTAGTACACAATATGGTGCATGGTGGCCGCCTGCCCCTTTTTGAGGCTTATAAATCCGGACGAATTTCGCGCTCGTTGCTCGAACCGCAGCCAGATGATGCTGTGCCGCGTTTTCAGTATGAGGAACACCTTTCAGCGCTTCTTGATGAACGCATCTGGCCGGACTCAACGCGTGCGATATCACAGCTTCGCCTGACTATCGAATATGAAAGCGCTTCTGCTTGGGGGCGATGGCTTTCACCTGGACGGCTTTCCGTCGATATTGTCGATTACCCTGGTGAGTGGCTGCTTGACCTGCCCTTGCTCGGTAAAACCTATAGTGAGTTCAGCGCTGATTCCTTCGCTCTGGCTCATGAGTCCACACATAAGGATCTGGCGCAGGACTGGCTTGCGGAGGTGCAAACAGTTACACCTTCGGATAGCGCCGATGAACTGACTGCGCAACGGCTGGCAAAAAGTTTCACAGCTTATCTGCGTGCCGGTAAAGCAGACGAGCGCGCATTATCAACACTCCCTCCCGGACGCTTCCTCATGCC harbors:
- a CDS encoding histidine phosphatase family protein, coding for MSRLYLLRHAKAIWAKPGMKDFDRPLDEEGFASLDILAHAMKLSGLLPERIVLSGSCRTRETAAGLIERLEAHIDMVIDETIYSGGAGEYLQAIKNNSSSGQLMLIGHNPSIEDLTLALVRDGDPQSISRLEAGFPTAALATITFDYPLSEIARKQGFLTSFPLPR